In Aliivibrio fischeri, the sequence GATTATTTAATACATTTTTCCAAGCGGAATCGAAATCAACAGACTTAGCCTGTACTGATATTGATAGTAATGTAGTAATTAAGATTGAGACACGTGTCATTTTTAGCATAAACCCTCCGTTAAATAGAGTATATACTCTAAATAAACCTAGATGCAAAAAAAAGCTTATCTATAAGATAAGCCTTTTAATACATTTAATCAGATTTATTTTGCCATTCGGATAAGAGATAGACCTATTAACCACTCTAGATCTTTACGACTCTCTTCGCCATATAGATCTTCAACCATGCTATATAGACGCTCAATACCGTTATGTGCAAATTCATGTGCATTTGCTGATGTTACAATATGGTGGAACAAAAGACGTAAAATAGCTCGGAATTGTTCGTCTTCTAGGGATGAAATCCAGCTATCAATAAATTGTTGTTTGTCACCTTGCATATCAAGGCGCTCAGCAAAAAGACGGAAAATACGACCATCTAACGCTGCTGTAAAATCCGTTTTCTTTGGAAAATGATGGCTAATGCCGGTTCTAGAAACACCAGTCTGTTGACTTAGTGTTGTGTACGACATTTTGTCATAGCCTAAGCGTAATAGTTGATCAATAACCGCATCCATGATTTTCTGGATGGTGATTTCAGTATCTTCTTTACTTCTTTTTGGCATAATAAAGCTCTTCTAAGTGGTTAGTCCATTAAGAAATCAATCATAAAAATGTACTAATAATGCAATCTAGTAGATTTGTAAGATTCAAATCCTTTTATAATTTATTTTTATCGTGTATTACTTTCTAAACATCATATAACAACTTGTCCGTTAAATTCGTTCTCAAAAGTAAGAAATAAAAAATGTAACGTAAATACGAAGTTGTGGCCTAAAAAGCGTTTAGAGTCTAGTTTGCGGTATACAGTATTGAATTACAACAAACGCCTGCTGATTCTTACAAAAATTTGTCATATAGGTTCGTTTTTTGAGAAATTCATCCCAAGTTAAGTAACTGTGCGTAATTCTTTGTTCAGATGTTATCTTTTATGCAACTAGATATTCAATATGATAAAAATGGTAGAGTTCTGATAAAAAGCAGCATAGTATTACCCTACTACTACTATTGAGGATACAAGCAATGAGTTCTGAAGTTGAACAAAACGTACCATGTGAAGCATGTGGTTGTAGTGCAGAAATGGGTTTTGTGATTAAAGAAGGTGATGATGTTGCTGAAGTAAGCATCTTCGCTGACAATAAAGTATTATTAGAATCTGAATTTTCTAACTACTTAGCATTGGCTAAAGAAGTATGTGCAGACGTTGAGCACAGTATTGTAATTACCGAAGATGAAAAAGAATTGCATGCTCGTCTTAAGTTTTCATGCAGTGCAGAAAAACTAATTTATGAATTAAAAACACGTTCTCTACGTCGTTAACTTTTGTTCAAAATGAAAAAAAGGCCCTAACTAGTTACCTAGAGGGCCTTTTTTATTAATTCTGTATTATTAAAGAGCTACGATATTAGCTGCTTGCGGGCCTTTTTGACCTTGCTCAACATCGAAAGACACTGCTTGGCCTTCTTTTAACGTTTTGAAGCCTTCTGATTGAATTTGGCTAAAGTGAGCGAACACATCAGGTCCATTCTCTTGAGCAATAAAACCAAAACCTTTTTCTTCGTTAAACCATTTAACAGTACCAGTTGCTTTAGCCATGATGTTTCCTTAAACCTTAAAAATTTGAGTTTACTAGTGACACATTTGTCGCTTCGGTATCCATTACCGAATTTCACTATAACAAAAGTAGTTTCATAAATGAAACGTAAAATAAGGACCTATATCACTGATTTGAGATTAAACTTATTTGCAAATTTGTCGATAATATAGGAAGAGATTCATTTACCGTGAAAATTATGTCTAAATTCAATTACCTGCTAACTGGCCTTATTGGCTGTGTATTTTTAAGTAATCCAGTTTATGCAGAAAAGCTAAATAAGCACCGTTTAATTAATCATATTGATAGTTATGGAAATATTACGCTTAGAAACACAGATTATACAGAGTTACCTGATGACCTTGTTCTTAAAGGTAATTTGAATCTTGCGAACAGCCAAATAAAAAAACTACCAAAAGGTCTTATTGTTAAAGGTAACTTAAATTTAGCTAACACCGTGATTAAG encodes:
- a CDS encoding cold-shock protein; its protein translation is MAKATGTVKWFNEEKGFGFIAQENGPDVFAHFSQIQSEGFKTLKEGQAVSFDVEQGQKGPQAANIVAL
- a CDS encoding TetR/AcrR family transcriptional regulator, giving the protein MPKRSKEDTEITIQKIMDAVIDQLLRLGYDKMSYTTLSQQTGVSRTGISHHFPKKTDFTAALDGRIFRLFAERLDMQGDKQQFIDSWISSLEDEQFRAILRLLFHHIVTSANAHEFAHNGIERLYSMVEDLYGEESRKDLEWLIGLSLIRMAK
- a CDS encoding YfcZ/YiiS family protein: MSSEVEQNVPCEACGCSAEMGFVIKEGDDVAEVSIFADNKVLLESEFSNYLALAKEVCADVEHSIVITEDEKELHARLKFSCSAEKLIYELKTRSLRR